From the Accumulibacter sp. genome, one window contains:
- a CDS encoding DUF2339 domain-containing protein, translating into MWFLGAVLGALLVGELYSGLWLVGALLGGIVGWSLGSRARQRQEERQRLLEERLQRLESAVDRLLQSPQPSPAEPQPSAVPAPAAAASVDATPPRLAGGVERLAGELPAEATTPLLPPAAAAPFVVAPAAAGDSTAPPALAAQPASGWVAAGVDWLLRGNLMARAGVIVLFFGVAFLLKYSYQHLQVPLELRLTGVALAAVVLLLLGWRLRTTREAYALALQGGAIGLLYLTIFSALRLFGLLEAAPAFIMLLAVAALAAMLAVLQDALVLAVLGAVGGFLAPIIAATGAGNHVSLFGYYAVLNAGILAIAFFKAWRLLNLVGFVFTFAIATVWGALRYRPEHFASTEPFLIIFFLIYAAMPVLFARRAGGPRASRLDTTLVFALPLITFGLQVELVRGFAYGSAWSALTLGAFYLMLARTLWSRLGEGQRLLVEAFLALGIGFTTLAIPLAFDGRWTAAAWAIEGAALVWVGVRQQRLPARLFGILLQFLAGLFQLAELPARAGEWPLLNGVFLGGVLLTLAGLSGAWLLQRAWRQEPRPLRAAERVLSPLLLVWGVAWWSGSGLHEIDRFLPQALQLNAAIVFFTASCLLFSWLARRCDWPAARHAALALLPLLFLLALLGVGHVPHPFADLGYLAWPVAFAAHFRLLQRLEADGSRHVDWLHAAGLWLLAVIGAWELAWNIDRWVGGRAAWPLLGWALWPGALLAVLAVRGERLHWPVAAHRAAYFVLGGTPLAVFLAVWFIAGNVLSDGNPWPLPYLPLLNPLDLAQAGVLLLLATWFSAVRRLQLPPYATAPLPVAWGIFGVAAFLWANAVLLRALHHWAGVPLHPAAMLRSELVQASLSLFWTLLALAAMVVATRRRWRALWLAGAGLMAVVVGKLLLVDLSNAGTIERIVSFVGVGLLMLVIGYLAPAPPKEDAP; encoded by the coding sequence ATGTGGTTTCTCGGTGCGGTACTCGGAGCGCTGCTCGTCGGCGAGCTTTACTCGGGGCTGTGGCTGGTCGGTGCGCTCCTTGGTGGCATCGTCGGCTGGTCGCTCGGCAGTCGCGCGCGGCAGCGGCAGGAAGAGCGCCAGCGCCTGCTCGAGGAGCGCTTGCAGCGGCTCGAAAGCGCCGTCGATCGCCTGCTGCAGTCGCCGCAGCCGTCGCCGGCAGAGCCGCAGCCGTCGGCGGTCCCGGCGCCGGCCGCGGCGGCATCGGTCGACGCGACCCCGCCGCGCCTTGCCGGCGGCGTTGAGCGGCTTGCCGGCGAACTGCCGGCCGAGGCGACGACCCCGCTGCTGCCGCCGGCGGCAGCCGCGCCGTTCGTCGTCGCGCCAGCGGCCGCCGGCGACTCGACGGCGCCGCCAGCGCTCGCCGCACAGCCGGCGAGCGGCTGGGTGGCGGCCGGCGTGGACTGGCTGCTGCGCGGCAACCTGATGGCGCGCGCCGGGGTCATCGTCCTCTTCTTCGGTGTCGCCTTCCTGCTCAAGTACAGCTACCAGCACCTGCAGGTACCGCTCGAGCTGCGACTGACCGGCGTCGCGCTGGCGGCTGTGGTCCTGCTGCTGCTCGGTTGGCGCCTGCGAACGACCCGCGAGGCCTACGCCCTGGCGTTGCAGGGCGGCGCCATCGGTCTCCTCTACCTGACGATCTTCAGTGCGCTGCGGCTGTTCGGGCTGCTCGAGGCAGCGCCGGCCTTCATCATGCTGCTCGCCGTCGCGGCGCTGGCGGCGATGCTGGCGGTGCTGCAGGATGCCCTGGTCCTGGCCGTGCTCGGCGCGGTCGGCGGCTTTCTCGCACCGATCATCGCCGCGACGGGCGCCGGCAATCATGTGAGCTTGTTCGGCTACTACGCCGTGCTCAACGCCGGCATCCTGGCGATCGCCTTCTTCAAGGCGTGGCGGTTGCTCAACCTGGTCGGCTTCGTCTTCACCTTCGCCATCGCCACGGTCTGGGGCGCGCTGCGCTACCGGCCGGAGCACTTCGCGTCCACCGAGCCTTTCCTGATCATCTTCTTCCTGATCTACGCCGCGATGCCGGTGCTGTTCGCCCGGCGCGCTGGCGGACCGCGCGCCAGCCGCCTCGACACGACGCTGGTCTTTGCCCTGCCGCTGATCACCTTCGGGTTGCAGGTCGAACTGGTGCGCGGCTTCGCCTACGGTTCGGCGTGGAGTGCCCTGACCCTCGGTGCCTTCTACCTGATGCTGGCGCGTACCCTGTGGTCGCGTCTCGGCGAGGGGCAGCGCCTGCTGGTCGAAGCCTTCCTCGCCCTCGGCATCGGCTTCACGACGCTGGCCATCCCGCTCGCCTTCGACGGGCGCTGGACCGCAGCCGCCTGGGCGATCGAGGGGGCCGCGCTGGTCTGGGTCGGCGTCCGCCAGCAGCGGCTGCCGGCACGGCTGTTCGGCATCCTGCTGCAGTTCCTCGCCGGCCTCTTCCAGCTCGCGGAACTGCCGGCACGCGCCGGCGAATGGCCGCTGCTCAACGGCGTCTTCCTCGGCGGCGTGCTGCTGACGCTCGCCGGGCTGTCCGGCGCCTGGCTGCTGCAGCGCGCGTGGCGGCAGGAACCGCGGCCCCTGCGGGCCGCCGAGCGCGTGCTGTCGCCGCTGCTTTTGGTCTGGGGCGTCGCCTGGTGGAGTGGCAGCGGCCTGCACGAGATCGACCGCTTCCTGCCGCAGGCGCTGCAGCTCAATGCGGCGATCGTCTTCTTCACCGCCTCCTGTCTGCTCTTCTCCTGGCTCGCGAGGCGCTGCGACTGGCCGGCGGCGCGGCACGCTGCGCTCGCCCTGTTGCCGCTGTTGTTCCTGCTCGCATTGCTCGGCGTCGGGCACGTGCCGCATCCCTTTGCCGACCTCGGTTACCTGGCCTGGCCGGTCGCCTTTGCCGCCCATTTCCGGCTCCTGCAGCGGCTCGAGGCCGATGGATCCCGGCATGTCGATTGGCTGCATGCTGCCGGCCTGTGGCTGCTGGCGGTGATCGGCGCCTGGGAGCTGGCGTGGAACATCGATCGCTGGGTCGGCGGTCGCGCCGCCTGGCCGCTGCTCGGCTGGGCACTGTGGCCGGGGGCTCTGCTGGCCGTGCTGGCGGTGCGTGGCGAGCGCCTGCACTGGCCGGTGGCCGCGCACCGCGCCGCCTATTTCGTCCTCGGCGGCACGCCGCTGGCGGTCTTCCTCGCCGTCTGGTTCATCGCCGGCAATGTCCTCTCCGACGGCAACCCGTGGCCCTTGCCCTACCTGCCACTGCTCAACCCGCTCGACCTGGCGCAAGCCGGCGTCCTCCTGCTGCTCGCCACCTGGTTCAGCGCGGTGCGTCGCCTGCAGCTGCCGCCGTACGCCACGGCGCCGCTGCCGGTGGCCTGGGGAATCTTCGGCGTCGCCGCTTTCCTCTGGGCCAATGCCGTTCTCCTGCGCGCCCTGCATCACTGGGCCGGGGTGCCGCTGCATCCGGCGGCGATGCTGCGCTCGGAACTCGTGCAGGCCTCGCTGTCGCTGTTCTGGACCCTGCTCGCTCTGGCGGCGATGGTCGTCGCGACGCGTCGTCGCTGGCGAGCGTTGTGGCTCGCCGGCGCGGGGCTGATGGCGGTCGTCGTCGGCAAGCTCCTGCTCGTCGATCTGTCGAATGCCGGCACCATCGAACGGATCGTCTCGTTCGTCGGCGTCGGCCTGTTGATGCTGGTGATCGGCTACCTCGCGCCGGCGCCGCCGAAGGAGGATGCGCCATGA
- a CDS encoding DUF3999 domain-containing protein produces the protein MKQTLAGWLCLLWSVLALAEAPGDFAFGMLLQAEGSQPLLRVELPAAVHAGVRRPDLGDLRVFNAAGEAVPHAWLPQPPAARARPTLLPLPLFALRGAATAGVEGVEVRIERQGGRAVLRMDERAGASAPTLLLGYLVDASAVEQPLQAFALELPATGEDVVARVRVEASDDLARWTTLVGDAPVLRLAAGGQRLEVRRIEFAPRQAKYFRLSWAADTPALRLSAVGGESAASVVERPRLWRQVAGSAVPDETGSHRFDLAGQFPADRLRLLLPQANSVAAVELLSRAREADPWRRVTTATVYRLGTAGQEVLSPEIAIVPNGDRHWLLRVDQRGGGLGAGVPELAAGWLSQGLVFAARGPAPFQLAFGSDRAQPTAYPISTLVPGYRIGDDGQPVAAADSGLEIGRATPAAVHPLAGEGAGRFRIDWRLWGLWASLLLGVGVLAGMAWRLARQLARPPHDGPAA, from the coding sequence ATGAAGCAGACCCTTGCCGGCTGGCTGTGCCTGCTGTGGTCGGTCCTGGCTCTCGCCGAAGCGCCGGGCGACTTCGCTTTCGGCATGCTGCTGCAGGCCGAAGGGTCACAGCCACTGCTGCGCGTCGAGCTGCCGGCGGCGGTCCATGCCGGTGTCCGCCGTCCGGATCTCGGCGACCTGCGGGTGTTCAACGCTGCCGGCGAGGCGGTGCCGCACGCCTGGCTGCCGCAGCCGCCGGCAGCGCGCGCCCGGCCGACGCTGCTGCCGCTGCCCCTGTTCGCGCTGCGCGGTGCCGCGACCGCCGGCGTCGAGGGCGTCGAGGTCCGCATCGAGCGGCAGGGGGGCAGGGCGGTGCTGCGCATGGACGAGCGGGCAGGGGCGAGCGCGCCGACGCTGCTGCTCGGCTACCTCGTCGACGCCAGCGCCGTCGAGCAGCCACTGCAGGCATTCGCGCTCGAACTGCCGGCGACGGGCGAGGATGTCGTCGCGCGCGTACGGGTCGAGGCGAGTGACGATCTCGCCCGCTGGACGACGCTGGTCGGCGACGCACCGGTTCTCCGCCTGGCGGCGGGCGGACAGCGGCTCGAGGTCCGGCGGATCGAGTTCGCGCCGCGGCAGGCGAAGTACTTCCGCCTGAGCTGGGCGGCCGACACCCCGGCGCTGCGACTGTCGGCCGTCGGCGGCGAGTCGGCGGCGAGCGTCGTCGAGCGGCCGCGACTGTGGCGGCAGGTGGCGGGCAGCGCCGTGCCGGACGAGACCGGCAGCCATCGCTTCGACCTTGCCGGCCAGTTCCCGGCCGACCGCCTGCGCCTGTTGCTGCCGCAAGCGAACAGCGTCGCCGCCGTCGAGCTGCTGTCGCGCGCGCGCGAAGCGGATCCGTGGCGGCGGGTGACGACGGCCACCGTCTACCGGCTCGGCACCGCCGGGCAGGAAGTCCTAAGTCCCGAGATCGCCATCGTGCCCAACGGCGACCGCCATTGGCTGCTGCGCGTCGATCAGCGCGGCGGCGGTCTCGGTGCCGGCGTTCCCGAACTGGCCGCCGGCTGGTTGTCCCAGGGGCTGGTATTCGCCGCGCGCGGACCGGCGCCGTTCCAGCTCGCCTTCGGCAGCGACCGTGCACAACCGACCGCCTACCCGATCAGCACCCTGGTACCGGGGTACCGCATCGGCGACGACGGGCAGCCGGTCGCCGCCGCCGACAGCGGCCTGGAGATCGGCCGCGCGACGCCAGCCGCGGTGCACCCGCTGGCTGGCGAGGGGGCCGGCCGCTTCCGCATCGACTGGCGGCTCTGGGGGCTCTGGGCCAGCCTCCTGCTCGGTGTCGGCGTGCTCGCCGGGATGGCCTGGCGGCTGGCGCGGCAGCTCGCGCGCCCGCCGCACGACGGGCCTGCCGCTTGA